One Halomonas sp. M4R1S46 genomic window carries:
- a CDS encoding ABC transporter substrate-binding protein yields the protein MMKKRVLATAVTATTLALSGMAQAEVKVGFLGGFTGGIESLTPPIFDGAQLAVQQINEQGGVLDGEEIVMPTGDTTCSDASAASNAADRMVNTEQVTAIVGALCTGATIAAANNAAIPGGVTMVSPASTAPAVSELDDNDLVFRTVPSDAFQGKMLAKLLLAKGIEEVAVTYVNNDYGRGLADAFVAAFENGGGAVLENLAHEDNRADYRAELGTLSATGAQTLVVLAYADTSGQTVLRQAYESGMFTQYVGGDGMVGDSLVEAIGADVLDGMIATRPGSPELPGTAIFNQAAQEAGIDPSAVFAAQAYDAAFLLGLAIEQNGSAEREGLNEALRSVATAPGETVLPGEWEKAKELIAAGTEINYEGASGTHEFDENGDVPGVVQEMAVEDGTFTIQGYVEADD from the coding sequence ATCATGAAGAAACGCGTTCTAGCGACGGCGGTGACGGCGACCACCCTGGCCCTGTCCGGCATGGCCCAGGCCGAGGTCAAGGTGGGCTTCCTGGGAGGCTTCACCGGCGGTATCGAGAGCCTGACCCCGCCGATCTTCGACGGCGCCCAGCTGGCGGTGCAGCAGATCAACGAGCAGGGCGGGGTGCTGGATGGCGAAGAGATCGTCATGCCCACCGGCGATACCACCTGTTCCGACGCCTCGGCGGCCTCCAACGCGGCCGACCGCATGGTCAACACCGAGCAGGTCACCGCCATCGTCGGCGCCCTGTGCACCGGCGCGACCATCGCCGCGGCCAACAATGCCGCCATCCCGGGCGGCGTGACCATGGTCTCGCCGGCCTCCACGGCGCCGGCGGTCTCCGAACTCGACGACAACGACCTGGTGTTCCGCACCGTGCCCTCGGACGCCTTCCAGGGCAAGATGCTGGCCAAGCTGCTGCTCGCCAAGGGCATCGAGGAAGTGGCGGTCACCTACGTCAACAACGACTACGGGCGCGGCCTGGCCGACGCCTTCGTCGCGGCCTTCGAGAATGGCGGCGGCGCGGTGCTCGAGAACCTGGCCCACGAGGACAACCGTGCCGACTACCGCGCCGAGCTGGGCACCCTCTCCGCCACCGGCGCCCAGACCCTGGTGGTACTGGCCTACGCCGACACCTCCGGCCAGACCGTGCTGCGCCAGGCCTACGAGAGCGGCATGTTCACCCAGTACGTGGGCGGTGACGGCATGGTCGGCGACAGCCTGGTCGAGGCCATCGGCGCCGACGTGCTCGACGGCATGATCGCCACCCGGCCGGGCAGCCCGGAGCTCCCCGGTACCGCCATCTTCAACCAGGCCGCCCAGGAGGCCGGCATCGATCCGAGTGCGGTGTTCGCCGCCCAGGCCTATGACGCCGCCTTCCTGCTGGGCCTGGCCATCGAGCAGAACGGCAGCGCCGAGCGCGAGGGTCTCAACGAGGCGCTGCGCAGCGTCGCCACCGCCCCGGGCGAGACGGTGCTGCCCGGCGAATGGGAGAAGGCCAAGGAGCTGATCGCCGCCGGCACCGAGATCAACTACGAGGGCGCCTCCGGCACCCACGAGTTCGACGAGAACGGTGACGTGCCCGGCGTGGTGCAGGAGATGGCGGTCGAGGACGGCACCTTCACCATCCAGGGCTACGTCGAGGCCGACGACTGA
- a CDS encoding dienelactone hydrolase family protein, translating to MTRLLTTFALALLAPQALADTPAGQDIDYRVGDEAFTGYFAPAADEARGTVLIVHDWDGLTDYERERAEMLAAQGYDAFALDLYGKGNRPVETAARKAETARLYDDRARMRELTLAGLAEARDQGAARPTVVMGYCFGGAVVLELARSGAAQDVQGYATFHGGLATPEGQQYGADTPPILIAHGGADTSIPLEDVTALSRQLEAAGVDYEIEIYSGAPHAFTVFDEERYQARADEKSWAAFQALLDEAL from the coding sequence ATGACGCGACTGCTGACGACCTTCGCCCTGGCCCTGCTGGCCCCCCAGGCCCTGGCCGACACCCCCGCCGGCCAGGACATCGACTACCGCGTGGGCGACGAGGCCTTCACCGGCTATTTCGCCCCGGCCGCCGACGAGGCCCGCGGCACGGTGCTGATCGTCCACGACTGGGACGGCCTCACCGACTACGAGCGCGAGCGCGCCGAGATGCTCGCCGCGCAAGGCTATGACGCCTTCGCCCTCGACCTCTACGGCAAGGGCAACCGCCCGGTGGAGACGGCGGCCCGCAAGGCCGAGACGGCCCGGCTCTATGATGACCGCGCGCGCATGCGCGAGCTGACCCTGGCCGGGCTGGCCGAGGCCCGCGACCAGGGCGCGGCCAGGCCGACCGTGGTGATGGGCTACTGCTTCGGCGGCGCCGTGGTGCTGGAACTGGCACGCAGCGGCGCGGCCCAGGACGTGCAGGGCTACGCCACCTTCCACGGTGGCCTGGCCACCCCGGAGGGCCAGCAGTACGGCGCGGACACCCCGCCGATCCTGATCGCCCACGGCGGCGCGGACACCTCGATACCACTGGAAGATGTGACGGCGCTGTCGCGCCAGCTGGAGGCCGCCGGAGTCGACTACGAGATCGAGATCTACTCCGGGGCGCCCCACGCCTTCACCGTCTTCGACGAGGAGCGCTACCAGGCCCGGGCGGACGAGAAGTCCTGGGCGGCCTTCCAGGCCCTGCTCGACGAGGCACTGTGA